A window of Candidatus Cloacimonadota bacterium contains these coding sequences:
- a CDS encoding MerR family transcriptional regulator: MELIMNKISGTFLIGEVSKKLGIHDQTIRMYERKHLIKPQRTENKTRIFSKKDILKINIIITLTQEIGLNLSGVKIVFSLSKKLKMSDDELLDFIYDHKNEFQI; the protein is encoded by the coding sequence ATGGAGTTAATAATGAATAAAATTTCCGGCACATTCCTTATCGGAGAAGTATCCAAAAAATTAGGTATCCACGATCAAACTATCAGAATGTACGAAAGAAAACATTTGATAAAACCGCAAAGAACTGAAAATAAAACACGAATTTTTTCTAAAAAGGACATTCTAAAAATAAATATTATTATCACTTTGACCCAGGAAATCGGTTTAAATCTGTCCGGGGTGAAAATTGTTTTCTCTCTCTCAAAAAAACTGAAAATGTCTGATGATGAACTTCTCGACTTTATTTATGACCATAAAAATGAATTTCAAATTTGA